In Pseudomonas fluorescens, a genomic segment contains:
- the ccoP gene encoding cytochrome-c oxidase, cbb3-type subunit III, which produces MTTFWSLYVTVLSLGTIFALTWLLLSTRKGQRAEQTDETVGHSFDGIEEYDNPLPKWWFMLFVGTIVFALGYLVLYPGLGNWKGLLPGYNYLDNDKQTPFANGQTGWTGVHEWEKEMAKSDAKFGPIFAKFASMPIEEVAKDPQALKMGGRLFASNCSVCHGSDAKGAYGFPNLTDADWRWGGEPATIKETIMKGRHAVMPAWLDILKEQGVSDVAAFVITNLDGRKLPEGVKADAANGEKLFAANCVACHGPAGKGTPAMGAPDLTHPGAFIYGSSFAQLQQTIRWGRQGQMPAQEQLQGNDKVHLLAAYVYSLSHGDKKAEGQ; this is translated from the coding sequence ATGACTACGTTCTGGAGTCTGTACGTCACAGTCCTCAGTCTGGGTACCATCTTCGCCCTGACCTGGCTGCTGCTGTCGACCCGCAAGGGCCAGCGCGCCGAGCAAACGGACGAAACCGTTGGCCACTCGTTCGACGGCATCGAGGAGTACGACAACCCGCTGCCGAAGTGGTGGTTCATGCTGTTCGTCGGCACCATCGTCTTCGCCCTTGGCTACCTGGTGCTGTACCCCGGCCTGGGCAATTGGAAAGGCCTGCTGCCGGGCTACAACTACCTCGACAACGACAAGCAAACCCCGTTCGCCAACGGCCAGACCGGCTGGACCGGCGTGCATGAATGGGAAAAGGAAATGGCCAAGTCGGACGCCAAGTTCGGGCCGATCTTTGCCAAATTCGCCTCGATGCCGATTGAAGAAGTGGCCAAGGACCCGCAAGCCTTGAAGATGGGCGGCCGCCTGTTCGCCTCCAACTGCTCCGTGTGCCACGGTTCCGACGCCAAGGGCGCCTACGGTTTCCCCAACCTGACCGACGCCGATTGGCGCTGGGGTGGCGAACCGGCGACCATCAAGGAAACCATCATGAAAGGTCGCCATGCCGTCATGCCGGCCTGGCTGGATATCCTCAAGGAACAAGGCGTCAGCGATGTGGCCGCGTTCGTCATCACCAACCTCGACGGCCGCAAGCTGCCGGAAGGCGTGAAAGCCGACGCGGCCAACGGCGAGAAACTCTTCGCCGCCAACTGCGTGGCCTGCCACGGCCCGGCCGGTAAAGGCACCCCAGCCATGGGCGCACCCGACCTGACCCACCCGGGTGCATTCATCTACGGTTCGAGCTTCGCCCAACTGCAGCAGACCATCCGTTGGGGCCGTCAGGGCCAGATGCCTGCGCAGGAGCAACTGCAGGGCAACGACAAGGTGCACTTGCTCGCGGCGTATGTTTACAGCTTGTCCCATGGGGATAAAAAGGCTGAAGGGCAGTAA
- a CDS encoding CcoQ/FixQ family Cbb3-type cytochrome c oxidase assembly chaperone: MDIGMIRGLGTVVVMVAFIGLALWVFSPRRKSEFDDATMLPFADDPEAIKHVEQASRSNKE, translated from the coding sequence ATGGATATCGGGATGATTCGTGGCCTGGGCACCGTGGTGGTGATGGTGGCCTTTATCGGCCTGGCGTTGTGGGTGTTCAGCCCGCGGCGCAAGTCGGAGTTTGACGACGCGACCATGCTGCCTTTTGCGGATGATCCCGAAGCCATCAAGCACGTCGAGCAAGCTTCTAGGAGTAACAAAGAATGA
- the ccoO gene encoding cytochrome-c oxidase, cbb3-type subunit II, giving the protein MKHEVVEKNIGLLAFFMVIAVSIGGLTQIVPLFFQDVTNKPVEGMKPRTALELEGRDVYIANGCVGCHSQMIRPFRAETERYGHYSVAGESVWDHPFLWGSKRTGPDLARVGGRYSDDWQRAHLYNPRNVVPESKMPAYPFLVENKLDGKDTAKKMEVLRTLGVPYTDEDIAGAAAAVKGKTEMDALVAYLQGLGTIIKSKR; this is encoded by the coding sequence ATGAAGCATGAAGTAGTCGAGAAGAATATCGGCCTGCTGGCCTTCTTCATGGTCATCGCCGTGAGTATCGGCGGCCTGACCCAGATCGTTCCGCTGTTTTTCCAGGACGTGACCAACAAGCCGGTCGAAGGCATGAAGCCCCGCACCGCCCTTGAACTGGAAGGCCGCGACGTCTACATCGCCAACGGTTGTGTCGGCTGCCACTCGCAGATGATCCGACCGTTCCGCGCCGAAACCGAACGCTACGGCCACTACTCGGTCGCCGGTGAAAGTGTCTGGGACCACCCGTTCCTGTGGGGTTCCAAGCGTACCGGCCCGGACCTGGCCCGTGTCGGCGGGCGTTACTCCGACGACTGGCAGCGTGCGCACTTGTACAACCCGCGCAACGTGGTGCCTGAGTCGAAAATGCCGGCGTACCCGTTCCTCGTGGAAAACAAGCTCGACGGCAAGGACACCGCGAAGAAGATGGAAGTCTTGCGCACCCTGGGCGTGCCCTACACCGACGAAGACATCGCCGGTGCAGCCGCAGCCGTGAAGGGCAAGACCGAAATGGACGCATTGGTGGCCTACCTGCAAGGCCTTGGCACCATCATCAAAAGCAAACGGTGA
- the ccoN gene encoding cytochrome-c oxidase, cbb3-type subunit I, translated as MSTAISPTAYNYKVVRQFAIMTVVWGILGMGLGVFIASQLVWPELNFGLPWTTFGRLRPLHTNLVIFAFGGCALFATSYYVVQRTCQTRLISDGLAAFTFWGWQAVIVGAGITLPLGYTTTKEYAELEWPIAILLAIVWVTYAVVFFGTITKRKTKHIYVGNWFYGAFILVTAMLHIVNHASLPVSLFKSYSAYAGATDAMIQWWYGHNAVGFFLTTGFLGMMYYFVPKQAERPIYSYRLSIVHFWALITLYIWAGPHHLHYTALPDWAQSLGMAMSIILLAPSWGGMINGMMTLSGAWHKLRTDPILRFLVVSLAFYGMSTFEGPMMAIKTVNSLSHYTDWTIGHVHAGALGWVAMISIGALYHMIPKIFGRAQMHSVGLINTHFWLATIGTVLYIASMWVNGITQGLMWRAINDDGTLTYSFVEALQASHPGYIVRALGGAFFATGMLFMAYNVWRTVRASDPAEAEAAAKIVVVGAH; from the coding sequence ATGAGCACAGCAATCAGTCCGACTGCTTATAACTATAAGGTAGTCCGCCAGTTCGCCATCATGACGGTGGTCTGGGGGATCCTTGGCATGGGGCTCGGGGTGTTCATCGCCTCGCAACTGGTCTGGCCGGAATTGAACTTCGGCTTGCCCTGGACGACCTTTGGCCGCCTGCGCCCGCTGCACACCAACCTGGTGATTTTCGCCTTCGGCGGATGTGCCCTGTTTGCCACCTCCTACTATGTCGTGCAGCGAACCTGCCAGACGCGACTGATTTCCGATGGCCTCGCCGCGTTCACCTTCTGGGGATGGCAAGCGGTGATCGTCGGGGCCGGCATCACGTTGCCGCTGGGCTACACCACCACCAAGGAATACGCCGAGCTGGAATGGCCCATCGCCATTTTGCTCGCGATCGTGTGGGTGACCTACGCGGTGGTGTTCTTCGGCACCATCACCAAGCGCAAGACCAAGCACATCTATGTGGGTAACTGGTTCTACGGTGCCTTCATCCTGGTGACGGCGATGCTGCACATCGTCAACCACGCGTCGCTGCCGGTCAGCCTGTTCAAGTCCTACTCGGCCTACGCCGGGGCGACGGATGCGATGATCCAGTGGTGGTACGGCCACAACGCCGTGGGTTTCTTCCTCACCACCGGTTTCCTGGGGATGATGTACTACTTCGTGCCGAAACAGGCCGAACGTCCTATTTACTCGTATCGCCTGTCCATCGTGCACTTCTGGGCGCTGATCACCCTGTACATCTGGGCCGGCCCGCACCACTTGCACTACACCGCGTTGCCGGATTGGGCGCAGTCCCTGGGCATGGCGATGTCGATCATCCTGCTGGCACCGAGCTGGGGCGGCATGATCAACGGCATGATGACCCTGTCGGGCGCCTGGCATAAGCTGCGCACCGACCCGATCCTACGCTTCCTGGTGGTTTCGCTGGCGTTCTACGGCATGTCGACCTTCGAAGGGCCGATGATGGCCATCAAGACCGTCAACTCGCTCTCCCACTACACCGACTGGACCATCGGCCACGTACACGCCGGCGCCCTGGGTTGGGTGGCGATGATCTCCATCGGCGCGCTGTACCACATGATCCCGAAAATCTTCGGCCGTGCGCAGATGCACAGCGTCGGGCTGATCAACACGCACTTCTGGCTGGCCACCATCGGCACCGTGCTCTACATCGCCTCGATGTGGGTCAACGGCATCACCCAGGGCCTGATGTGGCGTGCGATCAACGATGACGGCACCCTCACCTACTCCTTCGTCGAAGCGCTGCAAGCCAGCCACCCGGGCTACATCGTCCGTGCCCTGGGCGGCGCGTTCTTTGCCACCGGCATGCTGTTCATGGCCTACAACGTCTGGCGCACCGTGCGTGCTTCCGACCCTGCAGAAGCCGAAGCCGCCGCCAAGATCGTCGTTGTGGGAGCCCACTGA